The window GGGTCCGACCAGTTTACAAGTCCCAGATAATAAGAGTTGGCCCTGAATTGGAATTTTCTCTCCACTCTTTTCAACTTTTCTCTTTCCTCAGGAGACAACTGTTCTATCTGAGTAACACTGGTGTAGTATCTCACCTTCAACTGAATCACCTCCTGATATTTGTTTTAACAAAGTTATATTGATTAAATACAACACTCAAAAAAAATCGAAGAACACCTCTTCGATGCATATGCGGTTTGTCCTTAATCTAGATTATACCATAATACAGCATAATACCTGAACCTGTTAGATGAAGTACCTAGAAAATTACTGACATTTTTTCATAAATAAATTTAGGATAGGACTAAACTCTCGAGTATCGAGAATATGGTACAATATACTTGCAAATGCTTTGCATTTGCAGGTGGGAGTGTGAGGATGACAAGGAACAGAGAGAAAATTTTGAAAATCATCGAAGAATCGAAGATTCCCCTCACTGCGGAGGAGATCCACAAAAGAACGGATGTGAACCTCTCCACAGTTTACAGAGCATTGAGATTCCTGGAGATGAGGAAACTCATTGGCTCTTTCAATATAAACGAGGGGGCAAGATACTTTTTCAAAAAAGACAGGCATTACCACTTCATGGTGTGTAAAAGATGCGGAAATCTCTTTCCGTTTGAGGAGTGCGCCAGGGAACTCATCGATACGCTTCAGAAAAAATACAATTTTTCAGAAGAGAGTCACTTGTTTTTGATATACGGTATCTGTAAAAACTGCGGGAGGTGAATTCCATGAAGAAACTATTCCTTTCTTTGATCCTTGCACTTAGTTTGGTCTCTTTTGCCGGTAAGGTCGTGGTTACGATAAATCCGTACTATCTAATCGTATCCCAGCTCTTTGGAGATAGTTCCAACGTGGTGCTCCTCGTCCCACCGAACGCGAATCCACACCTTTTTTCGTTGAAACCCACTGATGCTAAAACTCTGGAAGAGGCAGATTTGATAGTGGCAAATGGAATGGGGCTGGAACCCTACCTGAAAAGATACAGTGAAAAGACCGTGTACGTTTCGGATTTTGTTCCCGAGATTTTTCTCGAAGACGAGAATCCACACATATGGCTCGACCCTTTTTTCCTCAAGTATTACATCGTCCCAGGTTTGTACCGGGTGCTCTCAGAGAAATTTCCGAAAAAACAGAAAGAAATAAGACAGAACACAAAACAGGCCATTGAGGAATTGAGCGAAGTGATCATAGACTCTTTCAATGTACTCTTTCCACACAGGGGTAAAATCGTGGTCATGCCCCATCCGAGTTTTCTGTATCTTTTCAAAGAATTTGACCTGAAACTGCTTCCTCTCTCCAGCGGACACGAACACTCGACAAGCTTTTCCACGATCAAAGAGATTCTTGAGAAGAAAGAGCAAATAGCGGCATTATTCAGAGAACCGCAGCAGCCTGGTGGGATGCTGACACCACTCGAAAAAGAGCTGAAGTTGAAGAGCTTCGTGCTAGATCCCCTCGGCGTAGATGGAGAAAAGAAGATTTCAGAGCTTCTGAGGAAAAACCTAGAGACAATCAAGGAGGCTCTGAAATGAAGATTATCGAAGTGAAAGATCTCACCTACAGAGTCAAGGGTTTCGAAATATTGAAGAACATAACGTTTTCAGTTGAGGAGGGAGAATTCGTTGGAATAATTGGTCCCAACGGGGCAGGCAAGACCACCCTAGTGAAGATCCTGGTGGGGGAGATAAAAGACTATGAAGGGAAGGTAGTGGTAAGAGGGAAGATAGGATACCTCCCCCAGCTTCACGAAGTCCAGAGGGAATTTCCTATAACGGTGAGGGAATTTGCCGCGATGGGAATGTACGGAAGGTTGAGAAAGATCGACTGGGAGAAAGTGAAAACCGCCCTGATCGACGTTGGAGTTTCTCACAAGGAAGCCGATCTCATAAAGAATCTCTCTGGAGGTGAGTTTCAAAGATTGTCTCTTGCTAGAGCTTTGCTGTCCGAACCAGATATCCTCGTGCTCGACGAACCAGAAGCTGGGGTGGATGAAATGGGGAAAACCGCATTCTACGAACTTTTGAATAGGTTGAGAGGAGAGAGAAACATCACCGTTGTAATGGTCAGCCATGACATTGGCATGGTCTTCAAGGAGTGTTCCACGGTCATGTGCCTTAACAGAACTCTTCATTGCCACGGTCCGACGGAATCCATCAGCCCTGACGACCTGAAGAGGATCTTCGCAGATTTCGACATTTGGATCAGAGGGCCAAGGCACTATGAGATATTTCATAGGGAGGGGAAAAATTGAACTTCTTCCACGATCTTGTCCAGTACGAATTTCTGAGAACAGCTTTCATTGGAGGAGTGTTCACTGCGATCTTGTCCGGGGTTGTTTCACCCTTCGTGGTGTTCAAGAGAATGGAATTCATAGGAGATGGAACGGCGCACGCGGTCTTCGCAGGCCTCGCGATCTCCGCTCTCCTCGGTAGTGATCCCAGATTGATCTCTTTCGCTACGGCACTGGTGTTCGCCTTCGTCGTGAGCCTCCTTTCTCGCTCGAAACTCCACGAAAGCAGTGCCATAGGAATTCTCCTTCCGCTCTTCATGGCTATCGGTGTTGTGCTGTTCTCCGTTTCGGGAAAATATCAAACGGATGTGATGGGATTTTTGTTTGGAGATATTCTCCTTGTGAACCAGTCAGATATGATATTGACTTTCCTCATCCTAGTGACGAACATCATCTTGATATCACTTCTCAGATGGGAGATCAAGTACTTCATTGTGGATGAGAAGATGGCCCGGTTCTACGGTATCAAAACGAACCTTGTACACATTTTGGTTACCTCTCTTATAGCGATAACTGTTGTCACAACTGTTAAGGTGGTGGGAGTCATTCTCACAGGGGCTCTTTTGATTCTCCCTGGACTGGTCGCCAAGACATTTAGCAAATCCTTCAGATCTTTGTTTGTGGTATCCGTCGTGTTCAATGTGGTTACCTTCCTTGTGGGATTTCTCGTCGCCTACACCTTCAATCTGCCACCTGGTCCCGTTATCGTGATCGTCGCTTTTGTTTCTTTCCTTCCAATGCTAAAATTTTCCTGATGTGGAGAATCGCCATCGTCGATGATGACGAAAAGATTTTGGAGATGCTCAACAAAAAGCTTTCAAAACTGGGCCACGTGGAAACCTTTCTCACCGGTGAGGACTTCCTCAACAGTGAGAAATTTTTTCATGTCGTGGTCCTCGACGTTAAGCTTCCAGATTACAGCGGGTACGAGCTCTGTCAGATGGTAAAAGAGGAGCGTCCCGAGACGTGGGTGATACTTCTTACTCTTCTTTCAGATGATGAAAGTGTACTGAAAGGTTTCGGAGCGGGAGCGGACGATTACGTGACGAAACCGTTCAATCCAGATATCCTCCTTGCGAGAGTGAAGAGATTCCTAGAAAGACAAAGAAAGAGTCTCTACGATTTTGGTGAGCTGAAGGTGGATGCAACTGGTGCAACTGTCTACCTGAAAGGAAAAAGGATTCATCTTCCTAAGAGGGAATTCGATGTTCTCCTTTTCCTCGTGGAAAACGCGGGCAAGGTTGTCACAAGAGAAAAACTTCTGGAGACGTTCTGGGAAAAACCGGTCTCAACGAGAGTTGTCGATACAGTGATAAAAAGGATTAGAAAAGCTATAGAAGAGGATCCGAACAGACCTAAGTACATCAAAACAGTTTGGGGAATAGGATACACCTTTACGGGGGGAGAAAGATGATTGCTTTGCGTACGTTTCTCATCACGTTTCTTGTAAACGCTGCCCTTCTCAGCGTTTTCTGGAGTTCCAAGGTGGATTTCATAGACGTCGCCATTTTTTCTTTCTTCTCCGCCCTCCTGGTAGGCGTTGCAACACAGGTACTCGTGAGCAAACGCCTTCTGAGGCTCAGAGAATCCATCTCTAAAAAACAACCGTTCGACGACTTCCTGAACGACGAGATCACAAAACTCTCAGAAGAGATCAACACACTCGT of the Thermotoga sp. genome contains:
- a CDS encoding Fur family transcriptional regulator, with protein sequence MTRNREKILKIIEESKIPLTAEEIHKRTDVNLSTVYRALRFLEMRKLIGSFNINEGARYFFKKDRHYHFMVCKRCGNLFPFEECARELIDTLQKKYNFSEESHLFLIYGICKNCGR
- a CDS encoding metal ABC transporter substrate-binding protein — protein: MKKLFLSLILALSLVSFAGKVVVTINPYYLIVSQLFGDSSNVVLLVPPNANPHLFSLKPTDAKTLEEADLIVANGMGLEPYLKRYSEKTVYVSDFVPEIFLEDENPHIWLDPFFLKYYIVPGLYRVLSEKFPKKQKEIRQNTKQAIEELSEVIIDSFNVLFPHRGKIVVMPHPSFLYLFKEFDLKLLPLSSGHEHSTSFSTIKEILEKKEQIAALFREPQQPGGMLTPLEKELKLKSFVLDPLGVDGEKKISELLRKNLETIKEALK
- a CDS encoding metal ABC transporter ATP-binding protein, which gives rise to MKIIEVKDLTYRVKGFEILKNITFSVEEGEFVGIIGPNGAGKTTLVKILVGEIKDYEGKVVVRGKIGYLPQLHEVQREFPITVREFAAMGMYGRLRKIDWEKVKTALIDVGVSHKEADLIKNLSGGEFQRLSLARALLSEPDILVLDEPEAGVDEMGKTAFYELLNRLRGERNITVVMVSHDIGMVFKECSTVMCLNRTLHCHGPTESISPDDLKRIFADFDIWIRGPRHYEIFHREGKN
- a CDS encoding metal ABC transporter permease, yielding MNFFHDLVQYEFLRTAFIGGVFTAILSGVVSPFVVFKRMEFIGDGTAHAVFAGLAISALLGSDPRLISFATALVFAFVVSLLSRSKLHESSAIGILLPLFMAIGVVLFSVSGKYQTDVMGFLFGDILLVNQSDMILTFLILVTNIILISLLRWEIKYFIVDEKMARFYGIKTNLVHILVTSLIAITVVTTVKVVGVILTGALLILPGLVAKTFSKSFRSLFVVSVVFNVVTFLVGFLVAYTFNLPPGPVIVIVAFVSFLPMLKFS
- a CDS encoding response regulator transcription factor, yielding MWRIAIVDDDEKILEMLNKKLSKLGHVETFLTGEDFLNSEKFFHVVVLDVKLPDYSGYELCQMVKEERPETWVILLTLLSDDESVLKGFGAGADDYVTKPFNPDILLARVKRFLERQRKSLYDFGELKVDATGATVYLKGKRIHLPKREFDVLLFLVENAGKVVTREKLLETFWEKPVSTRVVDTVIKRIRKAIEEDPNRPKYIKTVWGIGYTFTGGER